The following coding sequences are from one Leptospira mayottensis 200901116 window:
- a CDS encoding peptidoglycan DD-metalloendopeptidase family protein, which translates to MTYTKNSFLSYRDNLLNKNFQNTTQINKQIQEGKNAVAGIISEGESYNQIQGMIQTAANLNKQGEENKTRVEKLLLESKELANRNIGEGLLDGLQEMIASIQSSLPQEVSNNGVAQYIQAQEKELEEKQKKADELLSHMNLLVTNNNDLAALQTLLQGSSQAINLAANSAVSKYLDDYAKKLQKDNEERSNQLQKTLLEALTNGDEYKYLREAGYGFRVDGEGISAYRQIYSGEIEIDGSAMKSTSYSPDLEYQYIRMETKFNPGNLSVDMMNPNATRFNAEMVLGVKNYIDNLQKNVEQMFAQFSNKTNEIKEEYAQNQEIESYQKKLYEASKENYLAAFQALPGELKNMFEGEMGGLKGYHEQGSKYNFGTESFKGQSGDMKKIGKAMYEGASIDDTVFGGSRELKGSVSVKGIPVEVSYGMQYLIVTSGFDISNLGYNFKLKGVGTNYVDNQLSNVNRKYTVYSEDIQNRIEKQAKANDAEKESKGFLFNVLSGMSGGQKPHEAIKSEVQSRITGAVAEATGLPASFVGALVGGSNMKQAMKAYEKSVTTEAISQATGIPAWYLNQKISEKEANHEMAKSFSYNAGRSLVTMVTGVVQVVARAGEAFLDYTPSGLLMKAVAPSLTDQARKTADNVDKQAGKFADHIGRQAYENRETIDTVVTVAAVVGAAFSFGTSMAALAAYKIAEGATEGGVYGALAGAVSTVGTAASIYTGGVIGFDCSYSYADGFGASVGGGMKLMEGLAVGATLSYNEQTGFGGSVGLQAGTNALSFNAGLNYSQQGGISGSAGLGRGLGKNGGTGSYSASLNLGVSYSRQDGFGMNAGISSNNNHVLPGMGATISRSEYSGWGADVSTDQYGKVEGGGGRPSFGGVSGGLSWSERDGFTASFNVAGTNALSYNSQSGLSSNADFISQYSMNNILAQGVADTDEEKAYKAAKAEADSRAAQNRNNSEQGKSALDAVGYSTQRREDGLPGSQGTIGFGDADGPNPAHGTSSHDPGQTLTSSGSFGPDGKPTGGRRPLSAEDKAAFWDNWKGETRAQTDASIAELRRMGYDTAEIEGKVQAYRNNQDSIPANSNSTQNTTHQSQGTGLYGGVVQNILNSAVSGASSLWDKVTGGSKPIAHQTAPVFELDNGAKLPFENQGSGYGRVRILTRNDGTTYTSAPHSGLDQPQASGTPVPVVADGRVIALSRNYENNQNGGGYGAFVLVQHNNGIFTLYGHNSNVLVNVGDTVTRGQVISNVGNSGNSFGAHMHYEVRTGFNVDPRAYISQTNHQNPATFNWNQWIQDHPE; encoded by the coding sequence TTGACATATACAAAAAATTCTTTCCTGAGTTACAGAGATAACCTACTCAACAAAAATTTCCAGAATACAACACAAATCAACAAACAAATCCAAGAAGGAAAGAACGCCGTGGCGGGGATTATATCCGAAGGAGAAAGTTACAACCAAATCCAAGGAATGATCCAAACCGCGGCAAACTTAAACAAACAAGGAGAGGAAAACAAAACAAGAGTAGAGAAACTACTACTCGAATCCAAAGAATTAGCAAATCGTAATATCGGAGAAGGACTCTTGGATGGATTGCAGGAAATGATTGCAAGCATACAAAGTTCGTTACCACAAGAAGTATCGAACAATGGAGTCGCTCAATACATACAAGCACAAGAGAAAGAGTTGGAAGAAAAACAAAAAAAGGCAGATGAATTACTTTCTCACATGAATTTACTTGTGACGAATAACAATGATTTGGCGGCGTTACAAACCCTACTCCAAGGAAGCAGCCAAGCGATCAACTTGGCGGCAAACAGCGCAGTGTCGAAATACTTAGACGACTACGCAAAAAAACTCCAAAAAGATAACGAAGAAAGAAGTAACCAACTCCAAAAGACACTTTTAGAAGCGCTGACAAACGGAGACGAATACAAATATCTTAGAGAAGCAGGATACGGATTTAGAGTGGATGGAGAAGGAATCAGCGCGTATCGACAGATCTACAGCGGAGAAATCGAAATCGACGGCAGTGCGATGAAGAGCACGAGTTATTCTCCCGATTTAGAATATCAATATATACGAATGGAGACGAAGTTTAATCCTGGAAACCTGAGCGTGGATATGATGAATCCAAACGCGACAAGGTTCAACGCAGAAATGGTACTGGGAGTTAAAAACTACATCGACAATCTGCAAAAGAACGTAGAACAGATGTTTGCTCAGTTTAGCAACAAGACAAACGAGATCAAAGAAGAATACGCACAGAATCAGGAGATCGAAAGTTATCAAAAGAAATTGTATGAGGCAAGTAAAGAGAATTACTTAGCAGCCTTCCAAGCTTTACCAGGCGAATTGAAAAACATGTTCGAAGGAGAAATGGGAGGCTTAAAAGGTTATCACGAACAAGGATCGAAATACAACTTCGGAACAGAAAGTTTCAAAGGCCAAAGCGGAGATATGAAGAAGATCGGCAAAGCGATGTATGAAGGAGCTTCGATCGACGACACAGTTTTTGGAGGAAGCAGAGAATTAAAAGGCTCGGTGAGCGTCAAAGGGATTCCTGTGGAAGTAAGCTACGGAATGCAATACTTGATCGTCACATCCGGATTTGACATTTCAAATTTAGGATACAACTTCAAGTTGAAGGGAGTGGGAACCAATTACGTCGACAATCAACTCTCAAACGTAAACCGAAAATATACCGTCTACTCCGAAGACATTCAAAATAGAATCGAAAAACAAGCAAAGGCGAATGACGCGGAGAAGGAAAGCAAGGGATTTCTGTTTAACGTATTAAGCGGAATGAGCGGAGGACAAAAACCTCATGAAGCCATTAAATCCGAAGTGCAAAGCCGCATAACGGGAGCAGTTGCAGAAGCAACCGGATTACCTGCGAGTTTTGTGGGAGCCCTTGTCGGCGGTTCCAACATGAAACAAGCGATGAAGGCATACGAGAAGAGCGTGACCACGGAAGCGATATCGCAAGCAACCGGAATTCCCGCTTGGTATTTAAACCAAAAGATTTCTGAGAAAGAAGCCAATCATGAGATGGCAAAAAGTTTTTCCTACAACGCAGGAAGAAGTTTAGTAACGATGGTAACGGGTGTAGTACAAGTTGTAGCGAGAGCAGGAGAAGCATTTTTAGACTACACACCTAGTGGTCTGTTGATGAAAGCAGTTGCACCGAGTCTGACCGATCAAGCACGTAAAACGGCTGATAACGTAGACAAACAAGCCGGCAAGTTTGCAGATCATATCGGTAGACAAGCTTACGAGAATCGAGAGACGATCGACACGGTAGTGACGGTAGCAGCAGTGGTCGGAGCGGCGTTTAGTTTTGGAACATCCATGGCGGCGCTTGCAGCCTACAAGATAGCGGAAGGCGCAACCGAAGGAGGCGTCTACGGAGCGTTAGCTGGTGCAGTGAGCACGGTGGGAACAGCAGCCAGCATATATACGGGAGGTGTGATCGGATTTGATTGTAGCTACAGCTACGCAGATGGTTTTGGCGCAAGCGTTGGCGGTGGCATGAAGCTGATGGAAGGCTTGGCAGTGGGAGCAACGTTAAGCTACAACGAACAAACAGGATTCGGAGGAAGCGTAGGACTACAAGCAGGAACAAACGCACTTAGCTTTAACGCAGGCTTAAACTACAGTCAACAAGGAGGAATTTCCGGTTCAGCAGGACTTGGACGTGGGCTCGGAAAGAACGGAGGCACAGGATCATATTCAGCTTCTTTAAACTTAGGAGTGAGCTACAGCAGACAAGACGGATTCGGGATGAACGCGGGAATCTCGTCTAACAACAATCATGTTCTACCCGGAATGGGAGCAACCATTAGCAGAAGTGAATATAGCGGATGGGGAGCGGATGTATCAACTGACCAATACGGGAAAGTAGAAGGAGGCGGAGGCAGACCAAGCTTCGGTGGAGTGAGCGGAGGACTTAGTTGGAGTGAAAGAGACGGTTTTACCGCGAGCTTTAACGTAGCCGGAACGAACGCTCTCAGTTACAATTCTCAATCTGGTCTTTCGTCTAACGCCGATTTTATATCCCAATATTCTATGAACAATATTCTCGCTCAAGGTGTGGCCGATACCGATGAAGAGAAAGCATACAAAGCAGCGAAAGCAGAAGCGGATTCCAGAGCTGCTCAGAATAGGAACAATTCTGAACAAGGAAAATCTGCGTTAGACGCGGTTGGATACTCTACGCAGAGAAGAGAAGACGGCTTACCGGGAAGTCAAGGAACGATTGGCTTTGGAGATGCTGACGGTCCGAACCCTGCACACGGAACATCTTCTCATGATCCAGGACAAACGTTAACTTCATCGGGATCGTTTGGACCCGATGGAAAACCGACAGGTGGAAGACGTCCGTTATCCGCAGAAGACAAGGCAGCATTCTGGGACAACTGGAAGGGAGAGACTCGCGCTCAAACGGATGCAAGCATTGCAGAGTTAAGAAGAATGGGTTATGATACCGCGGAGATTGAAGGGAAAGTTCAAGCGTATCGTAATAACCAGGATTCAATACCTGCAAACTCAAATTCAACACAAAATACCACACATCAAAGTCAAGGCACTGGGTTGTATGGAGGAGTAGTTCAGAATATTCTAAACTCTGCAGTCAGTGGGGCGAGTAGTTTGTGGGACAAGGTAACGGGGGGAAGCAAACCTATAGCTCATCAGACCGCTCCTGTATTTGAACTTGATAATGGCGCAAAATTGCCTTTTGAAAATCAAGGATCTGGTTATGGTAGAGTTAGAATTTTAACTCGTAATGATGGAACAACCTATACAAGCGCTCCACATTCAGGTTTAGATCAACCACAGGCATCGGGAACACCTGTTCCTGTTGTTGCTGACGGTAGAGTCATTGCTTTAAGTCGTAATTACGAAAATAATCAAAATGGTGGTGGCTACGGTGCTTTTGTACTTGTCCAACATAATAACGGTATATTCACATTATACGGTCACAACTCAAATGTACTTGTAAATGTAGGTGATACTGTTACAAGAGGGCAGGTTATTTCAAATGTTGGAAATTCAGGTAATTCATTTGGAGCACATATGCATTACGAAGTTAGGACGGGATTTAATGTTGATCCGAGAGCTTATATCTCTCAAACTAATCATCAAAATCCTGCAACGTTTAATTGGAATCAGTGGATTCAAGACCATCCGGAGTGA
- a CDS encoding peptidase M23: protein MNLLVTNNNDLAALQTLLQGSSQAINLAANSAVSKYLDDYAKKLQKDNEERSANLQKTLLEALTNGDEYKYLREAGYGFRVDGEGISAYRQIYSGEIEIDGSAMKSTSYSPDLEYQYIRMETKFNPGNLSVDMMNPNATRFNAEMVLGVKNYIDNLQKNVEQMFAQFSNKTNEIKEEYAQNQEIESYQKKLYEASKENYLAAFQALPGDLKGMFEGEMGGLKGYHEQGSKYNFSQGSFKGQSGDMKKIGKAMYEGASIDDTVFGGSRELKGSVSVKGIPVEVSYGMQYLIVTSGFDISNLGYNFKLKGVGTNYVDNQLSNVNRKYTVYSEDIQNRIEKQAKANDAEKESKGFLFNVLSGMSGGQKPHEAIKSEVQSRITGAVAEATGLPASFVGALVGGSNMKQAMKAYEKSVTTEAISQATGIPAWYLNQKISEKEATHAMTTSFSYNMGRGLGTMAAVAIATVAVGPVGVIALAANPDVTKKVNKFSDHLGKQAYENRETIDTVITVAASATAIITGGASLVALAAYKTIQGATEGGVLGALAGAATIGNAPLSIATGGLVSYDLSYSREKGFGASVGGGMKLMEGLGVGATLSYNEQTGFGGSAGLQAGTSALSFNAGISYSEQGGISANAGLGLGMGKNGTTGSYASTLNLGMSYNRQDGFGTSVGISRNNNVVLPGVGATLSRSEFGGWGADVSTDQYGSYEGKGGKYGGVSGGLSWNEHTGVTLSLNSGGTNAFNYNAQSGLTSNSNFLAESAMNNALAQGVADTDEEKAYKAAKAEADSRAAQNRNNSEQGKSALDAVGYSTQRREDGLPGSQGTIGFGDADGPNPAHGTSSHDPGQTLTLSGSFGPDGKPTGGRQLSAADVAEFKADWRKESPAQTDANIADLKAAGYDTSGLEKFVNDYRNGKAANNQGATPAVVTNHSQGPTVLYGGAVQNALSFVADGAKGLWNKMTGGGSSSTQSHISTANMDAIRNPEIKDTTYYPGSDSKVAGAPRATDDAVKIHIVSGDFGRDTTQWTDMPDFRDKRHYNSHDTPSKVDLAGKYSNREMAWFGPNANFRVDGVFVGERISGSRIQLSVLDSNGNAVGQLNLKHFKEINQAIYQGKGQVFSGGTYLGRTNDKVGLSEGQHMHAEVTPEFVKKGEREGITYTRDDIYKWMRGEN from the coding sequence ATGAATTTACTTGTGACGAATAACAATGATTTGGCGGCGTTGCAAACTCTACTCCAAGGAAGTAGCCAAGCAATCAACTTGGCGGCAAACAGCGCAGTGTCGAAATACTTAGACGACTACGCAAAAAAACTACAAAAAGATAACGAAGAAAGAAGTGCAAATCTCCAAAAGACACTTTTAGAAGCGCTGACAAACGGAGACGAATACAAATATCTTAGAGAAGCAGGATACGGATTTAGAGTGGATGGAGAAGGAATCAGCGCGTATCGACAGATCTACAGCGGAGAAATCGAAATCGACGGCAGTGCGATGAAGAGCACGAGTTATTCTCCCGATTTAGAATATCAATATATACGAATGGAGACGAAGTTTAATCCTGGAAACCTGAGCGTGGATATGATGAATCCAAACGCGACAAGGTTCAACGCAGAAATGGTACTGGGAGTTAAAAACTACATCGACAATCTGCAAAAGAACGTAGAACAGATGTTTGCGCAGTTTAGCAACAAGACAAACGAGATCAAAGAAGAATACGCACAGAATCAAGAGATCGAAAGTTATCAAAAGAAATTGTATGAGGCAAGTAAAGAGAATTACTTAGCAGCCTTCCAAGCTTTACCCGGAGATCTGAAAGGCATGTTCGAAGGAGAAATGGGAGGCTTAAAAGGTTATCACGAACAAGGATCAAAATACAACTTTAGCCAAGGAAGCTTCAAAGGCCAAAGCGGAGATATGAAGAAGATCGGCAAAGCGATGTATGAAGGAGCTTCGATCGACGACACGGTATTCGGAGGAAGCAGAGAACTCAAAGGCTCGGTGAGCGTCAAAGGGATTCCTGTGGAAGTAAGCTACGGAATGCAATACTTGATCGTCACATCCGGATTTGACATTTCAAATTTAGGATACAACTTCAAGTTGAAGGGAGTGGGAACCAATTACGTCGACAATCAACTCTCAAACGTAAACAGAAAATATACCGTCTACTCCGAAGACATTCAAAATAGAATCGAAAAACAAGCAAAGGCGAATGACGCGGAGAAGGAAAGCAAGGGATTTCTGTTTAACGTATTAAGCGGAATGAGCGGAGGACAAAAACCTCATGAAGCCATTAAATCCGAAGTTCAAAGCCGCATAACGGGAGCAGTTGCGGAAGCAACTGGATTACCTGCGAGTTTTGTGGGAGCCCTTGTCGGCGGTTCCAACATGAAACAAGCGATGAAAGCATACGAGAAGAGCGTGACCACGGAAGCGATATCGCAAGCAACCGGAATTCCCGCTTGGTATTTAAACCAAAAGATTTCTGAGAAAGAAGCGACACACGCGATGACGACGAGCTTTTCGTACAACATGGGTCGGGGTCTTGGCACGATGGCGGCTGTTGCAATAGCGACAGTTGCGGTAGGTCCAGTCGGTGTCATCGCTCTTGCGGCAAATCCAGATGTGACGAAAAAAGTGAACAAGTTCTCGGATCATCTGGGTAAACAAGCGTATGAAAACCGCGAAACGATCGATACAGTAATAACGGTTGCTGCTTCTGCGACGGCAATCATAACAGGTGGAGCGAGTTTAGTAGCGCTTGCAGCTTACAAAACGATACAGGGCGCGACGGAAGGCGGCGTGTTGGGTGCGCTCGCTGGAGCAGCGACGATTGGGAATGCTCCTCTTTCGATTGCAACTGGAGGTCTTGTAAGCTATGACCTAAGCTACTCGAGAGAGAAAGGATTTGGAGCAAGTGTTGGGGGCGGCATGAAGCTGATGGAAGGCCTTGGAGTTGGAGCCACACTCAGTTACAACGAACAAACAGGATTCGGCGGATCCGCGGGTTTGCAAGCGGGAACAAGCGCACTTAGCTTTAACGCGGGAATAAGTTATTCCGAACAAGGAGGAATTTCAGCTAACGCTGGCCTCGGACTCGGAATGGGTAAAAACGGAACCACAGGATCGTATGCCAGCACTCTCAACTTGGGAATGAGCTACAACAGACAAGACGGCTTTGGCACTAGCGTGGGAATTTCAAGAAACAACAACGTGGTTCTTCCGGGAGTTGGTGCTACACTTTCTCGTTCGGAGTTTGGAGGATGGGGAGCGGATGTATCTACGGACCAATACGGTTCGTATGAAGGTAAAGGCGGTAAATACGGCGGAGTCAGTGGAGGACTTTCTTGGAACGAACACACGGGTGTTACACTCAGCTTAAACTCGGGGGGAACCAATGCATTCAACTACAATGCTCAGAGCGGTTTAACCAGTAACAGTAACTTTCTTGCCGAGTCTGCAATGAACAACGCTCTCGCTCAAGGTGTAGCCGATACCGATGAAGAGAAAGCATACAAAGCAGCGAAAGCAGAAGCGGATTCAAGAGCTGCTCAGAATAGGAACAATTCTGAACAAGGAAAATCTGCGTTAGACGCGGTTGGATACTCTACGCAGAGAAGAGAGGACGGCTTACCGGGAAGTCAAGGAACGATTGGCTTTGGAGATGCAGACGGTCCGAACCCTGCACACGGAACATCTTCTCATGATCCAGGACAAACGTTAACTTTATCGGGATCGTTTGGACCCGATGGAAAACCGACAGGTGGTCGTCAACTCAGTGCGGCGGATGTTGCGGAATTCAAAGCCGATTGGAGAAAGGAAAGTCCTGCGCAAACGGATGCGAACATCGCCGATTTGAAAGCGGCGGGATACGACACGAGTGGTCTTGAAAAGTTTGTAAACGATTATCGTAACGGAAAAGCGGCGAACAACCAAGGCGCGACGCCGGCAGTGGTTACAAATCATTCTCAGGGACCAACGGTTCTGTATGGCGGAGCTGTCCAGAACGCCTTGAGTTTTGTTGCGGACGGTGCGAAAGGTTTGTGGAACAAGATGACGGGGGGTGGTTCGAGTTCGACACAATCGCATATATCTACAGCAAATATGGATGCGATCCGAAATCCAGAGATCAAGGATACAACTTATTATCCAGGAAGCGACTCTAAAGTAGCTGGTGCCCCTCGCGCCACCGACGATGCAGTGAAAATCCACATTGTATCCGGTGATTTCGGGCGTGATACAACCCAATGGACGGATATGCCAGATTTTAGGGACAAGCGCCATTACAACAGCCACGATACTCCTTCTAAGGTTGATTTAGCAGGTAAATACTCAAATCGTGAAATGGCATGGTTTGGACCGAATGCCAACTTTAGAGTAGACGGAGTCTTTGTCGGAGAGAGAATCAGCGGTTCTCGGATTCAACTTTCTGTTTTGGATTCGAACGGTAATGCGGTTGGGCAGTTGAACTTAAAGCATTTCAAGGAAATCAATCAGGCGATCTATCAAGGAAAAGGTCAGGTTTTTTCTGGCGGAACTTACTTAGGTAGAACGAATGACAAGGTTGGATTGTCCGAAGGACAGCATATGCATGCCGAAGTTACACCTGAATTTGTTAAAAAGGGAGAACGAGAAGGAATTACATACACACGTGACGACATCTACAAGTGGATGCGTGGGGAAAACTAA